From one Deltaproteobacteria bacterium genomic stretch:
- a CDS encoding NAD(P)H-dependent oxidoreductase has protein sequence MAIRVAGICGSLRGASINKGLLRAAAELAPAGMEIQIYTRLGDIPPYNDDVFAQGDPEPVADMKKFIGGADALLIVTPEYNYGVPGVLKNAIDWASRPSGKCVLNRKAAALMGCSPGLGGTIRCQHALRQTFVFTETHVMSQPEIKIPSAAPLFDGDCKLTDENTRQHVKKFLEAFAVWIGRFKD, from the coding sequence ATGGCAATTCGAGTGGCTGGGATTTGCGGCAGTTTACGTGGGGCTTCGATTAACAAAGGATTGTTGCGCGCGGCGGCGGAGTTGGCGCCGGCGGGGATGGAAATTCAAATCTACACGCGGCTCGGCGATATTCCGCCGTACAATGACGATGTCTTCGCCCAGGGCGATCCCGAGCCGGTGGCGGATATGAAAAAATTTATCGGCGGCGCCGACGCGCTGTTGATCGTCACGCCGGAATATAACTACGGCGTGCCCGGCGTGTTAAAAAACGCCATCGACTGGGCGTCGCGGCCGAGCGGCAAGTGCGTGCTCAACCGCAAAGCCGCGGCGCTGATGGGTTGTTCTCCCGGATTAGGAGGGACGATTCGTTGTCAGCATGCGTTGCGTCAGACGTTCGTTTTCACCGAAACCCATGTCATGTCGCAGCCGGAGATCAAGATTCCTTCGGCCGCGCCGCTGTTTGACGGCGACTGTAAACTCACGGACGAGAATACCCGCCAGCATGTGAAGAAATTCCTCGAAGCCTTCGCGGTATGGATCGGCCGCTTCAAAGATTAG
- a CDS encoding tetratricopeptide repeat protein: MYPTNEQEALVALRGDDPELAATAEALLWGIWCRSGDSEADRLFRAGVDAMQGRRLEEAEEYFRRVIELLPAFAEGWNKRATVRFMLKNFRGSITDCQEALARNPNHFGAASGQGLCHMAASQFREAAIYFRRALEIHPHLDAVRYNLAMAEAEGGGSGYLH, encoded by the coding sequence ATGTACCCAACCAACGAACAAGAGGCGCTCGTGGCTTTGCGCGGCGACGATCCGGAGTTGGCCGCGACGGCGGAGGCGCTGCTGTGGGGTATTTGGTGCCGGTCGGGAGACTCTGAAGCGGATCGGCTGTTTCGCGCCGGCGTCGATGCCATGCAGGGTCGCCGGCTCGAAGAGGCGGAAGAATATTTTCGCCGGGTGATCGAGCTGCTGCCGGCGTTTGCCGAAGGTTGGAACAAGCGAGCCACGGTTCGCTTCATGCTAAAAAACTTCAGAGGTTCGATCACCGATTGCCAGGAGGCTTTGGCGCGCAATCCCAATCACTTCGGCGCCGCCTCGGGCCAAGGGCTTTGCCATATGGCGGCGAGCCAATTCCGCGAAGCGGCGATCTACTTTCGCCGCGCCTTGGAAATCCACCCGCATCTCGACGCCGTGCGCTACAACTTGGCGATGGCCGAAGCGGAAGGCGGCGGCAGCGGCTATCTGCATTGA
- a CDS encoding alpha/beta hydrolase codes for MSSPTLRDIQLIPNATSGMVSGLLLMPAGAKALLVLAHGAGAGMRHKFMQESAVKLAELGIATLRYQFPYMEKRIKRPDAESVLTDTVRAAVTTAKKLAGNLPLFAGGKSMGGRMTSLAAAKEPLDGVRGLIYFGFPLHAMGKPGAERGAHLAEIKLPMLFLQGSRDGLADLKLLKPLLKKLGKAVDLFIIEGGDHSFHMLKSAKRTDDEVLSAAAAKAAEWMGLNSF; via the coding sequence ATGAGTTCTCCGACATTGAGAGACATTCAATTGATCCCCAACGCTACGTCGGGCATGGTGTCGGGATTGTTGTTGATGCCGGCGGGCGCCAAGGCGCTGCTCGTGCTCGCCCACGGCGCGGGCGCCGGCATGCGCCATAAGTTCATGCAAGAAAGCGCCGTCAAGTTGGCCGAGTTGGGGATCGCGACGCTGCGCTATCAGTTTCCCTATATGGAAAAGCGCATCAAGCGGCCCGATGCCGAGTCGGTGTTGACCGATACCGTGCGCGCGGCGGTGACGACGGCGAAAAAACTCGCCGGTAACTTGCCGCTATTCGCTGGCGGCAAATCCATGGGCGGACGCATGACATCTTTGGCGGCGGCCAAGGAACCGCTGGACGGCGTGCGCGGTTTGATTTATTTCGGCTTTCCGCTTCATGCCATGGGTAAGCCCGGCGCCGAGCGCGGCGCGCATCTCGCCGAGATTAAATTGCCGATGCTATTCTTGCAGGGTTCGCGTGACGGGCTGGCGGATTTGAAATTGCTCAAGCCGCTGTTAAAAAAACTCGGCAAGGCGGTCGACCTGTTCATCATCGAAGGCGGCGATCATTCCTTTCACATGCTCAAGAGCGCCAAGCGGACGGACGATGAAGTGTTGAGCGCCGCGGCGGCGAAGGCGGCGGAGTGGATGGGTTTGAATAGTTTTTAG
- a CDS encoding MFS transporter, which produces MSAPHTEPLWTRAFVLLCVVQFLGYAQHFVLQPTIPIYVTQLGASPFVVGLVMASFAATSMLLRPLVGYWSDRWSEAGVMISGLLIQGASVLLCYLPFVGTTMLANSCRGVGWASVNSGGYALLAQRAPAARRGEASGYYSGAQGSATIILPALALWLIDAPFGGFRVVFAVSMTIAVCGAALGLMLREGTSNAARQQRNHHAGPWWRKIVRIPEKDILLASGLLFGLHVTLPAVAGFLVLYARQLGIEHFGWYYVVSGATSLIARPLLGWASDKIGRGAAIAVGLGLEALALCVVVNATTLSGMLVSGALYMTGSAIGTAATLALALEHANPERRGQVIATYSMAYPLSAGVGSLLTGAAIQLAGYYWMFLFAAALNIPGLIVVYKNRASLK; this is translated from the coding sequence ATGTCGGCACCTCACACTGAACCTCTCTGGACCCGCGCCTTTGTCTTGCTCTGCGTCGTGCAGTTTCTCGGTTACGCGCAACATTTCGTTTTGCAGCCGACCATTCCGATTTACGTCACTCAACTCGGCGCTTCGCCCTTCGTTGTCGGCCTGGTGATGGCTTCCTTCGCCGCCACCAGCATGTTGCTGCGGCCTTTGGTCGGCTACTGGTCCGACCGCTGGAGCGAAGCGGGCGTGATGATCTCGGGACTGCTGATCCAAGGCGCCAGCGTGCTGCTCTGCTATCTGCCCTTTGTCGGCACGACCATGCTCGCCAATAGCTGCCGTGGCGTCGGTTGGGCGAGCGTCAACTCCGGCGGTTACGCGCTGCTCGCCCAACGGGCGCCGGCGGCGCGCCGTGGCGAAGCCTCGGGTTACTACAGCGGCGCGCAAGGCAGCGCGACAATTATTCTTCCGGCGCTGGCGCTGTGGTTGATCGACGCGCCCTTCGGCGGCTTTCGCGTCGTCTTCGCGGTTTCCATGACCATCGCCGTTTGCGGCGCCGCCCTCGGCCTCATGCTGCGCGAGGGAACGAGCAACGCCGCGCGCCAACAACGCAACCATCACGCCGGACCTTGGTGGCGCAAGATCGTCAGAATTCCCGAGAAAGACATTTTGCTCGCCTCCGGATTACTGTTCGGTTTGCACGTGACATTGCCCGCCGTCGCCGGTTTTCTCGTTCTCTACGCGCGTCAGCTCGGTATCGAACATTTCGGCTGGTACTACGTCGTCAGCGGCGCCACCAGTTTGATCGCCCGTCCGCTACTCGGCTGGGCATCGGACAAGATCGGCCGCGGCGCCGCCATCGCCGTCGGCTTGGGCCTCGAAGCGCTGGCGCTTTGCGTCGTCGTCAACGCCACGACACTGAGCGGCATGCTCGTCTCCGGCGCGCTCTACATGACCGGTTCCGCCATCGGCACCGCCGCGACGTTGGCCCTAGCTCTCGAACACGCCAATCCCGAGCGGCGCGGCCAAGTGATCGCGACTTATTCGATGGCATACCCGCTCAGCGCCGGCGTCGGCTCGCTGCTCACCGGCGCGGCGATTCAGCTCGCCGGCTATTATTGGATGTTTCTCTTCGCCGCCGCGCTAAACATTCCCGGCCTGATCGTCGTCTACAAAAACCGCGCAAGCTTGAAATGA
- a CDS encoding MFS transporter: MTTPQSQSLWTRSFILLCCAQFLGSSQHALLQPTFPLYITSLGGTPFQVGLVLACFAVTSVVFRPLIGAWADRWSEPGVSICGSSLLSAAVFFCFIPFISALMFASALRGLGWAAMSAAGYSMLALSAPPARRGEASGYYSGVQASGTILLPAVALWLIAQPFGGFNVVFAVAIALAAFGAGISTMLKRHMPKKIHHAEPADAPPWWREILNVLDRDIILASVLSFFSHVTFPAVASFLVLYARDIGIDNIGWFYAASGTTSILARPLLGKVSDRIGRGRALLACFILQALALFTLGYATNLIALIISGMLYMVGLAMSSSTTLAIAMELAKPERRGRAMATFSIALPLSNGVGALVCGSLVQWGGYFAMYAVCAAIAAGGLLITIVNRARLK, from the coding sequence ATGACCACACCTCAATCGCAATCACTCTGGACGCGCTCTTTTATCTTGCTTTGCTGCGCGCAATTTTTGGGCTCGTCGCAGCATGCCCTCTTGCAACCGACTTTTCCGCTCTACATCACATCGTTGGGCGGCACGCCGTTTCAAGTCGGCCTGGTGCTCGCCTGCTTCGCCGTCACCAGCGTGGTGTTTCGTCCGCTGATTGGCGCCTGGGCCGACCGCTGGTCCGAACCGGGCGTGTCGATTTGCGGTTCGTCATTATTATCCGCCGCGGTGTTTTTTTGTTTCATCCCCTTCATCTCGGCGCTGATGTTCGCCAGCGCGCTGCGCGGTCTCGGCTGGGCGGCGATGAGCGCGGCGGGTTATTCGATGTTGGCCTTGAGCGCGCCGCCGGCGCGCCGCGGCGAAGCGTCCGGTTATTACAGCGGCGTCCAGGCGAGCGGCACGATCTTATTGCCGGCGGTGGCGCTCTGGCTGATCGCCCAACCGTTCGGCGGATTCAATGTTGTCTTCGCCGTCGCCATCGCGTTAGCGGCATTCGGCGCCGGCATAAGCACGATGCTGAAGCGCCACATGCCGAAAAAAATCCATCATGCCGAGCCCGCCGACGCGCCGCCCTGGTGGCGCGAGATTCTCAATGTCTTGGACCGCGATATTATCCTCGCCTCGGTGTTGTCATTTTTTTCCCACGTCACCTTTCCCGCGGTGGCGAGTTTTCTCGTGCTCTACGCCCGCGACATCGGCATCGACAACATCGGCTGGTTCTACGCCGCCAGCGGGACGACGAGTATTCTCGCCCGGCCGTTGCTCGGCAAAGTTTCCGATCGCATCGGCCGCGGCCGCGCCCTGCTCGCCTGCTTTATCCTGCAAGCGCTGGCGCTATTTACGCTCGGCTACGCGACGAATTTAATCGCGCTGATAATTTCTGGCATGCTCTACATGGTCGGCTTGGCGATGAGCAGCTCGACCACGCTGGCCATCGCCATGGAACTCGCCAAACCCGAACGGCGCGGCCGCGCCATGGCAACTTTCTCCATTGCGTTACCGCTCAGCAACGGCGTCGGCGCGCTCGTCTGCGGCAGTTTGGTGCAATGGGGCGGTTATTTCGCGATGTACGCGGTTTGCGCCGCGATCGCCGCCGGCGGTTTGTTGATTACGATCGTCAATCGGGCGCGGCTGAAATGA
- a CDS encoding MFS transporter: protein MTDSDTIWTKTFLLLCAAQLLGYAQHFMLAPVLPLYVTQLGGSPFVVGIVLSCFAITSVLVRPLAGGWADRRSESLVMIAGLLFQAVSVFPCFIPLIPAAALANGARGVGWAGLNTGGYSLLARIAPAARRGAASGLYSGVQSSAQILFPPLALWLLHASFGGYGAVFIVTALFSVAGALMGLLLAPAVARPISTQIAEAEMPWWREIFHFIEPEILLPSILLLSLNISLPALTNFIILYAKELGIANFAPYFVCIGAISMFARPLLGRLSDKIGRARSVAAGFACQTIALLLIAMMTNLIGVIFCGAIYMLGNAIGSSTTLALAVERADPKRRGKQMATFSIAYPLSYGVGSLITGGAIDIAGYVGMFLLLAALQGAGLFFALGQRAKL from the coding sequence ATGACCGATTCCGACACGATCTGGACAAAAACATTCCTGTTACTGTGCGCCGCGCAGTTGCTCGGCTATGCGCAGCATTTCATGCTCGCGCCGGTGCTGCCGCTTTACGTCACGCAACTGGGCGGCTCGCCGTTCGTCGTCGGCATCGTGTTGTCATGTTTCGCTATTACAAGCGTGCTCGTTCGGCCGCTGGCCGGCGGTTGGGCCGACCGGCGCAGCGAATCGCTGGTCATGATCGCCGGTTTGCTGTTTCAAGCCGTGAGCGTGTTTCCCTGTTTCATCCCATTGATCCCGGCCGCTGCGCTGGCCAACGGCGCCCGCGGCGTCGGCTGGGCGGGTTTGAATACCGGCGGTTACTCGCTGTTGGCGCGCATCGCTCCTGCGGCCCGGCGCGGCGCGGCGTCGGGGCTTTACAGCGGCGTGCAAAGTTCGGCGCAGATTCTTTTTCCGCCGCTGGCGCTCTGGCTGCTCCACGCTTCCTTCGGCGGTTACGGCGCGGTCTTCATCGTCACAGCGCTGTTCTCCGTCGCCGGCGCGCTCATGGGCTTGCTCTTGGCGCCGGCGGTGGCGCGGCCAATTTCAACGCAAATTGCTGAAGCGGAGATGCCATGGTGGCGAGAAATTTTTCACTTCATCGAGCCGGAAATATTACTGCCGTCGATCTTATTACTCTCGCTCAACATCTCGCTGCCGGCGCTCACCAACTTCATCATTCTTTATGCCAAGGAGTTGGGCATCGCCAATTTCGCGCCCTACTTCGTCTGCATCGGCGCCATCAGCATGTTCGCCCGGCCGCTGCTCGGTCGCTTGTCCGATAAAATCGGCCGCGCCCGCTCGGTTGCCGCCGGTTTCGCTTGCCAAACAATCGCCTTGTTGCTGATCGCCATGATGACGAATTTGATCGGCGTGATTTTCTGCGGCGCGATTTATATGCTCGGCAACGCCATCGGCAGTTCGACGACCTTGGCGTTGGCGGTCGAGCGCGCCGATCCCAAACGGCGCGGCAAACAAATGGCGACCTTCTCCATCGCCTATCCGCTTAGCTACGGCGTCGGCTCGCTGATCACCGGCGGCGCCATCGACATCGCCGGCTACGTCGGCATGTTTCTCCTGCTCGCCGCACTGCAGGGAGCAGGATTGTTTTTTGCCCTTGGACAACGCGCCAAACTGTAA
- a CDS encoding MFS transporter, whose product MRTAPPSDSIWTRPFALLCLAEFLGYAQHFALLPTLPLYITQLGGSPFIVGLVIAAFGVTSVISRPIIGYWVDRWSETGVMVLGMVGQALSVLFCFVPFNAAILFSNALRGIAWSGMTAAGYTLLATAAPPARRGEANGYFGGVQSSATIIFPAIALAIIDAPLGGYHAVFFFAMTLVLSGAAAAWALSRATPARPLKARLDVSEPWWREILTVVDRHILTAALLIFTLNLSLPCFFSFVVLYARELGVSHFAWYYVAVGITSALSRPLLGRFSDRLGAGRSLIIAFGLETAGLLTMTFANNLVGLIVSGALWHMGAAIGSACIVGLAMESAPAERRGRAMASFSTAFPLSNGTGALINGIVVELAGYRWMFTIAGIICASGFLLIWKHWAKLK is encoded by the coding sequence ATGCGCACGGCACCGCCATCCGATTCCATCTGGACCCGCCCCTTCGCGCTGCTCTGCTTAGCGGAGTTTCTCGGTTACGCCCAGCACTTTGCTTTGCTACCGACACTGCCGCTTTACATCACCCAGCTCGGCGGCTCGCCGTTCATCGTCGGTCTGGTGATCGCCGCCTTCGGCGTCACCAGCGTGATTTCCCGGCCGATCATCGGCTACTGGGTCGACCGCTGGAGCGAAACCGGCGTGATGGTGCTCGGCATGGTCGGCCAAGCGCTGAGCGTGCTGTTTTGCTTCGTGCCGTTTAACGCGGCAATTTTATTTTCCAACGCCCTGCGCGGCATCGCCTGGTCGGGCATGACCGCCGCCGGCTACACGCTCTTGGCCACCGCGGCGCCGCCGGCCAGGCGCGGCGAAGCCAACGGCTATTTCGGCGGCGTGCAATCGAGCGCGACGATTATTTTTCCCGCCATCGCCCTGGCGATCATCGACGCGCCCCTGGGCGGTTATCACGCGGTGTTTTTCTTCGCCATGACGTTAGTGTTGAGCGGCGCCGCGGCGGCTTGGGCGCTGTCCCGTGCCACGCCAGCCCGCCCTCTCAAAGCGCGACTAGACGTGTCGGAACCTTGGTGGCGCGAAATTTTGACCGTCGTCGATCGCCACATTCTCACCGCGGCGTTGCTGATCTTTACGTTGAACTTGTCCCTGCCCTGTTTTTTCAGCTTCGTGGTGCTCTACGCCCGCGAACTCGGCGTCAGCCATTTCGCCTGGTACTACGTCGCCGTCGGTATCACCAGCGCCTTGAGCCGGCCGCTCTTGGGACGCTTCTCGGACAGACTCGGCGCCGGCCGCTCGTTGATCATCGCCTTCGGCCTGGAAACCGCCGGGTTACTGACCATGACGTTCGCCAACAATCTTGTCGGGCTCATAGTGAGCGGCGCGCTTTGGCACATGGGCGCCGCCATCGGCAGCGCCTGCATTGTTGGATTGGCGATGGAGTCCGCGCCAGCCGAACGGCGCGGCCGCGCCATGGCGAGTTTCTCCACCGCCTTCCCGCTCAGCAACGGCACCGGCGCGTTAATCAACGGCATCGTCGTCGAACTCGCCGGCTACCGCTGGATGTTCACCATCGCCGGCATCATCTGCGCCAGCGGCTTTTTGCTAATCTGGAAACATTGGGCGAAGTTGAAGTGA
- a CDS encoding ABC transporter substrate-binding protein has product MKLRWLTLVYVCCMISALARAAEPPAKFLFAYGAIGGNAMPLWIAKEQGIFRKYNLEPQLIYIIAGRAMQSMLAGDIQFGLLGASHVTNAVTAGGDMTMLLGMEDKLNYFLNVRPGIKSAEDLKGKKVGIGTPSGSLAMATYVGLDQIGLVPRRDRITLLNTGSTPERMSSLFAGAIDAAFFNPEVEKMVLDQGFPMLFDLGKANVPYQASGLVTSRKYMRANPLIVENLAKVVVEGAAFVQNPANKKTVVDSIARNLRLDRPDRVEIAYRTIAETIPRKPCPSLAGIASVLKLMAQHGINPKAAELKPEDIADMSLCKKFDDSGFFARLQ; this is encoded by the coding sequence ATGAAGCTACGGTGGCTCACGTTGGTGTATGTTTGCTGCATGATTTCCGCGCTTGCCCGCGCCGCGGAACCGCCGGCCAAGTTTCTCTTCGCTTACGGCGCCATCGGTGGCAACGCCATGCCGTTGTGGATCGCCAAGGAGCAAGGGATCTTTCGCAAGTACAATCTTGAGCCGCAGTTGATTTACATCATCGCTGGGCGGGCGATGCAGTCGATGCTCGCCGGCGATATTCAGTTCGGCTTGCTCGGTGCTTCCCACGTGACCAACGCCGTGACCGCCGGCGGCGATATGACCATGCTGCTCGGCATGGAAGACAAATTAAATTATTTTCTGAACGTCCGTCCGGGCATCAAGAGCGCGGAGGATTTAAAGGGTAAGAAAGTCGGCATCGGCACGCCGTCCGGCTCGTTGGCGATGGCTACTTACGTGGGCCTCGATCAAATCGGCTTGGTGCCGCGGCGCGACCGCATCACGCTGTTAAATACCGGCAGCACGCCGGAGCGCATGAGCTCGCTGTTTGCCGGCGCTATCGACGCGGCGTTTTTCAATCCCGAGGTCGAGAAGATGGTGCTCGATCAGGGCTTCCCGATGCTGTTCGATCTCGGTAAAGCGAACGTGCCGTACCAGGCATCGGGTTTGGTGACCTCGCGCAAATATATGCGCGCCAATCCGCTGATCGTGGAAAATCTCGCCAAGGTGGTAGTCGAGGGCGCGGCGTTCGTGCAGAATCCGGCGAACAAAAAAACCGTCGTCGACAGCATCGCGCGCAATCTGCGGCTCGACCGGCCCGATCGCGTGGAGATCGCCTATCGCACCATCGCCGAGACAATTCCACGCAAACCTTGCCCGAGTCTGGCGGGCATCGCTTCGGTATTAAAATTGATGGCCCAACATGGCATCAATCCCAAAGCCGCCGAGCTCAAGCCGGAGGACATCGCCGATATGAGTCTGTGCAAAAAATTTGACGATAGCGGTTTCTTCGCGCGGCTGCAGTAG
- a CDS encoding thiol:disulfide oxidoreductase, whose translation MIDLYYWTTPNGHKLTIFLEETGLPYNIKPINIGKGEQFAPEFLKISPNNRIPAIVDHAPADEGEPLSIFESGAILEYLATKASAYLPSDVRRRADVMQWLFWQMGGLGPMLGQNHHFRGYAAEKITYAIERYTKETERLYGVLDERLEDREFVARDYSIADMACYPWIVLHERQGQDLKDFPNLQRWFETIQKRPAVVRAYALAKTINVGSAGMTEEGKKILFGQGRRQKA comes from the coding sequence ATGATCGATTTGTATTATTGGACCACGCCGAATGGTCACAAGCTGACGATCTTTCTCGAAGAGACTGGCCTGCCTTACAACATCAAGCCGATCAACATCGGTAAAGGCGAGCAGTTCGCGCCGGAGTTTTTGAAAATCTCGCCGAACAACCGGATTCCGGCGATTGTCGATCATGCGCCGGCGGACGAAGGCGAGCCGCTGAGCATTTTTGAATCCGGCGCGATCCTCGAATATCTCGCGACGAAAGCAAGCGCCTATTTGCCGAGCGACGTGCGCCGGCGCGCGGACGTGATGCAGTGGCTGTTCTGGCAAATGGGCGGGCTCGGGCCGATGCTCGGGCAGAATCATCATTTTCGCGGTTACGCGGCTGAGAAAATTACTTACGCCATCGAGCGCTACACGAAAGAAACCGAACGGCTTTACGGCGTGCTCGACGAGCGCTTGGAAGATCGCGAGTTCGTCGCCAGAGATTATTCCATCGCCGACATGGCCTGCTATCCGTGGATTGTTTTGCACGAACGGCAGGGGCAGGACTTGAAGGACTTTCCAAATTTGCAGCGCTGGTTCGAAACGATTCAGAAGCGCCCTGCGGTGGTGCGCGCTTACGCGCTCGCCAAGACGATCAATGTCGGTTCGGCGGGGATGACTGAAGAAGGCAAGAAGATTTTGTTTGGCCAGGGGCGGCGGCAGAAGGCTTAG
- a CDS encoding xanthine dehydrogenase family protein molybdopterin-binding subunit, which produces MAKSTSIIGAGVGRVEGVEKVNGSAIYGADVHLPATLWGKILRSPYPHARIKSIDVSKAWKVPGVKAIVTGKDEPDHYQGKSIRDIPVLCWDKVRFVGDRVAAVAAEDKDAAEEAVSLIDVEYEQLPGVFDVLEAIQPGAPVIHDNAPAYDGAPADIMAPAGGNIVNKLTWGKGDIEKGFAAADIVLEHTFRMPIHHQGYLEPQSFLVKIDDDGTVNAWASTKGPFGTRGQFAKAVGIPPKQIRIQAVHVGADFGGKSGAGELPICYFLAKRAKRPVKIVLTHSEELTAMNPDHYTVIKVKTGVTRAGRMTARYLQAIHGTGAYAGMKPGRASIGGAGGATPYKIDNTYMEALQVYTNTVPCGFWRAPGAIQAVFASESHMDLLAKELKMDPAKFRMINLVGEGEENGLGKSWSGVKAKETLKAALDAASWKSPKRPNVGRGVAMYERGTGAGKVWVNLTAELDGSLTVFTVAGDQGTGLQTILCQTVAAEMQVPYENVRCRIGNTADVSYSVDVGFGGSRSTNINSAAAFQASAELRKKLNAQAAILLGCTEDQVAYKSGQFSGKGSKRKALTLSEVVNSTNAPIAVSVETEVPRKGSSTSFIAQVAEVEVDPETGRVKLTKFVSAHDVGTIINPLGHQGQIDGEAIMAIGSGLMEELLDDQGKVTTTNLGEYKIPNIFDIPKFTTVLVKGKNGPGPYEAKGIGEHANVTPPAAIANAVQDACGVRIFDTPVSAEKVYGALRKKA; this is translated from the coding sequence ATGGCAAAATCAACTTCAATCATCGGCGCCGGCGTCGGGCGCGTCGAAGGCGTGGAGAAAGTTAACGGCTCGGCTATCTACGGCGCGGATGTCCATTTGCCCGCCACCTTGTGGGGGAAAATTTTGCGCAGTCCATATCCCCACGCGCGCATCAAGAGCATCGATGTTTCGAAGGCGTGGAAAGTTCCGGGCGTGAAAGCGATCGTTACCGGTAAAGACGAGCCGGATCATTATCAGGGGAAAAGCATTCGGGATATTCCAGTTCTTTGTTGGGATAAAGTTCGTTTCGTCGGCGATCGGGTCGCGGCGGTGGCGGCGGAAGACAAGGACGCGGCCGAAGAGGCGGTGAGTTTGATCGATGTCGAGTACGAACAGCTACCGGGCGTATTCGATGTTCTCGAAGCGATCCAGCCTGGCGCGCCGGTCATTCATGACAACGCGCCGGCCTACGATGGCGCGCCGGCGGATATCATGGCGCCGGCCGGCGGCAATATCGTCAATAAATTAACTTGGGGCAAGGGCGATATCGAGAAAGGCTTCGCCGCCGCGGACATCGTGCTCGAACATACTTTTCGCATGCCGATCCATCATCAAGGCTATCTCGAGCCGCAATCGTTTTTAGTTAAGATCGACGACGACGGCACGGTGAACGCCTGGGCTTCGACCAAGGGACCGTTTGGCACGCGCGGGCAATTCGCCAAAGCGGTCGGCATTCCGCCCAAACAGATTCGCATTCAGGCTGTGCATGTGGGCGCCGACTTTGGCGGCAAGAGCGGCGCCGGTGAGTTGCCGATTTGTTACTTTCTCGCCAAGCGGGCCAAGCGGCCGGTGAAAATCGTTTTGACCCACAGCGAAGAATTGACGGCGATGAATCCCGATCATTACACGGTGATCAAAGTGAAGACCGGCGTGACTCGCGCCGGGCGGATGACCGCGCGCTACTTGCAAGCGATTCACGGCACCGGCGCTTACGCCGGCATGAAGCCGGGGCGCGCCAGCATTGGCGGCGCCGGCGGCGCGACGCCGTATAAAATCGACAACACTTACATGGAAGCGCTGCAAGTTTACACCAACACCGTGCCTTGCGGTTTTTGGCGCGCGCCGGGCGCGATCCAAGCGGTGTTCGCCTCCGAGTCGCACATGGATTTGCTCGCCAAGGAATTAAAAATGGACCCGGCGAAATTTCGCATGATCAATCTGGTCGGCGAAGGCGAAGAAAACGGTTTGGGCAAATCATGGTCCGGCGTCAAGGCGAAGGAAACTTTGAAAGCGGCACTCGACGCGGCGTCGTGGAAATCGCCCAAGCGGCCCAACGTCGGCCGCGGCGTGGCGATGTACGAGCGCGGCACCGGCGCCGGTAAAGTGTGGGTTAACTTAACAGCGGAACTCGATGGCAGCTTGACAGTCTTTACCGTCGCCGGCGATCAGGGCACGGGATTGCAAACCATCCTCTGTCAAACCGTCGCGGCGGAAATGCAGGTGCCCTACGAAAATGTCCGTTGCCGCATCGGCAATACCGCGGATGTTTCTTACAGCGTCGATGTTGGCTTTGGCGGCAGCCGCTCGACCAACATCAATAGCGCCGCGGCGTTTCAAGCGTCGGCTGAGCTGCGCAAAAAACTCAACGCCCAGGCGGCGATCTTGCTCGGTTGCACAGAAGATCAAGTGGCCTACAAGTCGGGGCAGTTTTCCGGCAAGGGCAGCAAGCGCAAGGCGTTGACCTTGAGCGAGGTGGTCAATTCGACCAACGCGCCGATTGCCGTCAGCGTGGAAACCGAAGTGCCGCGCAAAGGTTCGTCGACCTCATTCATCGCGCAGGTGGCGGAGGTAGAAGTCGATCCAGAAACCGGCCGAGTGAAGTTGACGAAATTCGTCAGCGCGCACGACGTCGGCACGATCATCAATCCGCTCGGCCATCAGGGACAGATCGACGGCGAAGCGATCATGGCGATCGGTTCGGGTTTGATGGAGGAACTTCTCGACGACCAAGGTAAGGTGACGACGACCAATCTCGGCGAGTACAAAATTCCCAACATCTTCGACATTCCCAAATTCACCACCGTGCTGGTCAAAGGCAAAAACGGCCCCGGCCCCTACGAAGCCAAAGGCATCGGCGAACACGCCAACGTGACACCGCCGGCGGCGATCGCCAACGCCGTGCAGGACGCTTGCGGTGTGCGGATATTCGACACGCCGGTGTCGGCGGAGAAGGTGTATGGGGCGCTGCGGAAGAAGGCGTGA